From the Streptomyces syringium genome, one window contains:
- a CDS encoding SpoIIE family protein phosphatase, with protein MARIRGRSWGLSGRWFAGRRPGSRRERRTRHGSRVPSARRLWAVAGSRSVAGQMFLLQVLIVLLLVVAAVVTLLLQARSDRFQAARDRSLAAAQTFAHSPGLVETLRGPDPSAVLQPLTEAARMEGGVDFVVVTDRDGIRYTHPKPELIGKEFIGTIGPSQDGGVTVESVDGPLGEEVQAVVPVKDSRGTVVGLVSSGIKVSAVSSAFDRQLPVVLGAGGAGLALATAGTALVSRRLRRQTHGLGPSEMTRMYEHHDAVLHAVREGVVIVGGDGRVLLANDEARRLLDLPPDVEGRHVTSLGLDPRMAELLVSRRVATDEVLPVGDLLLAVNNRPTDRRGGPPGSVATLRDSTELRALAGKAEAARGRLRLLYDASVSVGTTLDVKRTAEELAQVAAPRFTDYATVDLAEPVLRGEEPRAGVGGEAPQLRRVALTGTPDDHPLYRAGELITFAAPTPQATGFVGGHPVLVTDLASSPDWRTQDAERTQAVLDYGFHSLITVPLKARGVLMGIVNFWRTRESEPFEEDDLSLAEELAARAAVCIDNARRYTREHAMAVTLQHSLLPRGLPEQNALDIAYRYLPAQAGVGGDWFDVIPLSGTRVALVVGDVVGHGLHAAATMGRLRTAVQNFSTLDLPPDELLGHLDELVGRIDQEAEAASAGGEATIAGATCLYAIYDPASGTCQLARAGHPLPAVVAPDGTVDFPEIPAGPPLGLGGLPFEAAELRLPEGSSLVLYTDGLIEDRKRDIDVGLEILRTTLAHPGRTPQDVCDAVIGALLPARQSDDIALLVARTRVLEPDRVADWELPSDPAAVAGARADVTRQLTRWDLEETVFTTELILSELITNAIRYASGPIGVRLLHDRTLICEVSDTSSTSPHLRYAAAEDEGGRGLFLVAQLAERWGTRYTPEGKVIWAEQLLP; from the coding sequence ATGGCCCGAATCCGGGGCCGGTCCTGGGGGCTCTCGGGCCGCTGGTTCGCCGGTCGGCGCCCAGGTAGCCGGCGTGAGCGGCGCACGCGCCACGGCTCGCGGGTGCCGTCGGCGCGGCGTCTGTGGGCCGTGGCGGGTTCGCGCAGCGTCGCCGGGCAGATGTTCCTCCTCCAGGTTCTGATCGTGCTGCTGCTCGTGGTGGCCGCGGTGGTCACGCTGCTGCTCCAGGCCCGCAGTGACAGATTCCAGGCGGCCCGCGACCGTTCACTGGCGGCCGCCCAGACGTTCGCCCACTCCCCCGGGCTCGTGGAGACGCTGCGCGGCCCCGATCCCAGTGCGGTGCTCCAGCCGCTGACCGAGGCCGCCCGGATGGAGGGCGGCGTCGACTTCGTCGTCGTGACCGACCGGGACGGCATCCGCTACACCCATCCCAAACCGGAGCTGATCGGCAAGGAGTTCATCGGCACGATCGGGCCGTCGCAGGACGGCGGCGTCACCGTCGAGAGCGTCGACGGGCCGCTCGGCGAAGAGGTGCAGGCGGTGGTCCCGGTGAAGGACTCCCGTGGCACGGTCGTGGGACTGGTGTCGTCCGGGATCAAGGTCAGCGCGGTGAGCAGCGCCTTCGACCGGCAGCTGCCCGTCGTCCTCGGCGCCGGCGGCGCCGGGCTGGCCCTGGCCACCGCCGGCACGGCGCTGGTGAGCAGACGGCTGCGGCGCCAGACCCACGGCCTCGGACCGTCCGAGATGACCCGGATGTACGAGCACCACGACGCGGTGCTGCACGCGGTGCGCGAAGGCGTGGTCATCGTCGGCGGCGACGGGCGCGTCCTGCTCGCCAACGACGAGGCCCGGCGACTGCTCGACCTGCCCCCGGACGTGGAGGGGCGGCACGTCACCTCACTCGGCCTCGACCCCCGGATGGCCGAACTGCTGGTGTCCCGCCGCGTCGCCACCGACGAGGTGCTCCCCGTCGGGGACCTGCTGCTGGCGGTGAACAACCGGCCGACGGACCGTCGCGGAGGCCCGCCCGGCAGCGTGGCCACCCTGCGGGACTCCACCGAGCTGCGCGCGCTGGCGGGGAAGGCCGAGGCCGCGCGCGGCCGGCTGCGGCTGCTGTACGACGCGAGCGTGAGCGTCGGCACGACCCTGGACGTCAAGCGCACCGCGGAGGAGCTCGCCCAGGTGGCCGCTCCCCGCTTCACCGACTACGCCACCGTCGACCTCGCCGAGCCTGTGCTGCGCGGCGAGGAGCCCCGCGCGGGGGTCGGGGGCGAGGCGCCGCAGTTGCGCCGCGTGGCACTCACCGGCACACCGGACGACCATCCGCTGTACCGCGCCGGCGAGCTGATCACGTTCGCCGCGCCGACCCCGCAGGCCACGGGCTTCGTCGGCGGTCACCCCGTGCTCGTGACCGATCTGGCGTCCTCCCCCGACTGGCGCACCCAGGACGCGGAGCGCACCCAGGCGGTCCTGGACTACGGCTTCCACTCGCTCATCACCGTCCCGCTGAAGGCGCGGGGCGTGCTGATGGGGATCGTGAACTTCTGGCGCACACGCGAGAGCGAGCCCTTCGAGGAGGACGACCTGTCGCTGGCCGAGGAGCTGGCGGCCCGCGCGGCGGTCTGCATCGACAACGCACGCCGCTACACCCGCGAGCACGCCATGGCGGTGACCCTTCAGCACAGCCTGCTGCCGCGCGGGCTGCCCGAGCAGAACGCCCTCGACATCGCCTACCGCTATCTGCCCGCCCAGGCCGGCGTCGGCGGTGACTGGTTCGACGTCATCCCGCTGTCCGGCACCCGCGTCGCCCTGGTCGTCGGTGATGTGGTCGGCCACGGGCTGCACGCCGCCGCCACGATGGGCCGGCTGCGCACGGCCGTACAGAATTTCTCGACCCTCGACCTGCCGCCGGACGAACTCCTCGGGCACCTCGACGAACTCGTCGGCCGCATCGACCAGGAGGCGGAGGCCGCCTCGGCGGGCGGGGAGGCCACGATCGCGGGCGCCACCTGTCTGTACGCGATCTACGATCCGGCGTCGGGGACCTGCCAGCTGGCGAGGGCCGGCCATCCCCTGCCCGCGGTCGTCGCCCCCGACGGCACGGTGGACTTCCCCGAGATCCCCGCCGGCCCGCCGCTCGGCCTGGGCGGCCTGCCCTTCGAGGCCGCGGAGCTGCGGTTGCCGGAAGGCAGCAGCCTGGTGCTGTACACCGACGGGCTCATCGAGGACCGCAAGCGGGACATCGACGTCGGCCTGGAGATTCTGCGCACCACGCTGGCGCACCCCGGCCGGACGCCCCAGGACGTCTGCGACGCGGTGATCGGCGCCCTGCTGCCCGCCCGCCAGAGCGACGACATCGCCCTCCTCGTGGCCCGTACCCGGGTCCTGGAGCCCGACCGCGTCGCCGACTGGGAGCTGCCCTCCGACCCCGCGGCCGTCGCCGGCGCCCGCGCCGACGTCACCCGGCAGCTGACGCGGTGGGACCTGGAGGAGACGGTGTTCACCACCGAACTGATCCTCAGCGAACTGATCACCAACGCCATCCGCTACGCCTCCGGACCGATCGGCGTCCGGCTGCTGCACGACCGCACCCTGATCTGCGAGGTCTCCGACACCAGCAGCACCTCGCCGCACCTGCGCTACGCCGCCGCCGAGGACGAGGGCGGCCGCGGCCTGTTCCTCGTCGCCCAGCTCGCCGAACGCTGGGGCACCCGCTACACCCCCGAGGGCAAGGTCATCTGGGCGGAACAGCTCCTGCCCTGA
- a CDS encoding GNAT family N-acetyltransferase, with protein MTSRITGGGRGARGTAVRVARATARDAKRLTRLIRASKAYDGRYAPMVAGYRVGPDYIETHRVFLAVDADDRLLGFYALVLDPPELDLMFVADAAQGLGIGRLLVEHMLDEARGAGLADVRVVSHPPAEGFYRSVGARWVGTRAANPPAVMWDRPELVFPVA; from the coding sequence ATGACTTCACGCATTACGGGTGGGGGGCGCGGGGCCCGTGGTACGGCCGTGCGGGTCGCGCGGGCCACCGCACGGGACGCGAAGCGCCTCACCCGGCTCATACGCGCCTCGAAGGCCTACGACGGCCGGTACGCCCCGATGGTCGCCGGATACCGGGTGGGTCCCGACTACATCGAGACCCACCGGGTCTTCCTGGCCGTGGACGCCGACGACCGGCTGCTCGGCTTCTACGCCCTCGTACTCGACCCGCCGGAACTGGACCTGATGTTCGTCGCCGACGCCGCGCAGGGGCTGGGCATCGGACGGCTGCTGGTCGAGCACATGCTGGACGAAGCGCGCGGTGCGGGCCTCGCCGACGTCCGCGTCGTCTCGCACCCGCCCGCCGAAGGCTTCTACCGCAGCGTGGGGGCCCGGTGGGTCGGGACCCGGGCCGCGAACCCGCCCGCCGTGATGTGGGACCGGCCGGAACTCGTCTTCCCCGTCGCGTGA
- a CDS encoding methyltransferase, protein MDATQPAPGDQESLTLRLSEYALGYLHSAALRAAARIGIADHLTDGPRTPEELAALTGVSARHLQRALRLLATREVFREDKDGAFHLTPAAEFLRSDSPTSMRDGVIMLTDETFWRPAGRLEDTVRAGHTVFEEIFGAPFFDHLARAPRAGEAFDTGMAGLSASEDDLVAASCTFPAAGTVVDIGGGRGGLLRRVLLRNPGLSGVLYDQEAVLRHHHLDDPALAGRWEVRPGDFFASVPDGADVYLLKRILHDWSDEDALRILRACRAAMKEGSRLLAIDAVIVRDNAPDLGKTLDVLMMTSLNGRERGEHEFRRLLAEAGLRLTRVLPTPSAMSIVEATAV, encoded by the coding sequence GTGGACGCCACTCAACCGGCCCCCGGTGACCAGGAATCCCTCACGCTCCGGCTCAGCGAGTACGCCCTGGGATATCTCCACTCCGCGGCGCTCCGCGCGGCGGCGCGCATCGGCATCGCCGACCACCTCACCGACGGTCCGCGCACCCCCGAGGAGCTCGCCGCCCTCACCGGCGTCAGTGCCCGGCACCTCCAGCGGGCACTGCGCCTCCTCGCCACCCGCGAGGTGTTCCGCGAGGACAAGGACGGGGCCTTCCACCTCACGCCCGCCGCGGAATTCCTGCGCTCCGACTCGCCGACGTCGATGCGGGACGGGGTCATCATGCTCACGGACGAGACGTTCTGGAGGCCCGCCGGGCGGCTCGAAGACACCGTCCGCGCGGGGCACACCGTCTTCGAGGAGATCTTCGGCGCCCCGTTCTTCGACCACCTCGCGCGCGCACCCCGGGCCGGCGAAGCCTTCGACACCGGCATGGCCGGTCTCTCCGCCAGTGAGGACGACCTCGTCGCCGCGTCCTGCACCTTCCCGGCGGCCGGCACGGTCGTCGACATCGGCGGCGGCAGGGGCGGTCTGCTGCGCCGGGTGCTCCTGCGCAATCCGGGTCTCAGCGGTGTCCTGTACGACCAGGAAGCGGTCCTGCGCCACCACCATCTCGACGACCCGGCGCTCGCGGGGCGCTGGGAGGTCCGGCCCGGGGACTTCTTCGCGTCCGTACCGGACGGCGCCGATGTCTATCTCCTCAAGCGGATCCTCCACGACTGGAGTGACGAGGACGCCCTGCGCATCCTGCGCGCCTGCCGCGCGGCGATGAAGGAGGGCAGCCGCCTCCTCGCCATCGACGCGGTCATCGTGCGGGACAACGCCCCGGACCTCGGCAAGACGCTCGACGTGCTGATGATGACGTCACTGAACGGCCGCGAGCGCGGCGAGCACGAATTCCGGCGGCTGCTGGCCGAGGCGGGCCTGAGGCTGACCCGCGTCCTGCCCACGCCGTCGGCGATGTCGATCGTGGAGGCCACCGCCGTGTGA
- the rpmF gene encoding 50S ribosomal protein L32: protein MAVPKRRMSRSNTRHRRAQWRASAPQLVPIVVEGREYRVPRRLARAYERGLLPLPGN from the coding sequence ATGGCCGTTCCCAAGCGCCGCATGTCCCGGAGCAACACCCGGCACCGCCGTGCCCAGTGGCGAGCGAGCGCCCCGCAGCTCGTGCCGATCGTCGTCGAGGGCCGCGAATACCGGGTACCCCGGCGTCTGGCGCGCGCCTACGAGCGCGGGCTGCTGCCTCTGCCCGGCAACTGA
- a CDS encoding LysR family transcriptional regulator has protein sequence MGVELRHLRNFLVVAEEGGFTAASRRLHLAQPTLTRNIRTLEDLLGVRLFDRNTRRTDLTAKGRELRDALVPLLQQLDTVLADIREEERLRLGFSWGLPDGLSAVAARFESETGVEVEFVRCDTPLAGLDTGTVDLGLLRGETLPPGVRGVFLFEEPRVAAVPRPGPLAGRAALSWAELAHWPLVVNTVSGTTYPHMWPEGGRPEVGAECRNYDEWLEKVAAGHGVGTAPVSAARRFTHPAVQFVPLSGAPTVRTHLAYPSHGAHPQAARLADDAWRAAAELLSEATG, from the coding sequence ATGGGTGTTGAACTACGTCATCTCCGCAACTTCCTGGTCGTCGCAGAGGAAGGCGGTTTCACGGCGGCCAGCAGACGGCTGCACCTCGCACAGCCGACACTGACCCGGAACATCCGGACGCTGGAGGACCTCCTGGGCGTCCGTCTCTTCGACCGCAACACCCGCAGGACCGACCTCACCGCGAAGGGGCGCGAGTTGCGGGACGCGCTCGTCCCGCTCCTGCAGCAACTCGACACCGTGCTCGCCGACATCCGCGAGGAGGAGAGACTGCGACTGGGGTTCAGCTGGGGACTGCCCGACGGGTTGTCGGCCGTGGCCGCGCGCTTCGAGAGCGAGACCGGCGTCGAGGTCGAGTTCGTACGCTGCGACACCCCGCTGGCCGGGCTGGACACCGGCACGGTCGACCTCGGGCTGTTGCGCGGCGAGACCCTGCCGCCGGGGGTGCGCGGGGTGTTCCTCTTCGAGGAGCCGCGTGTCGCCGCCGTCCCCCGCCCCGGGCCGCTGGCCGGCCGTGCCGCGCTGAGCTGGGCGGAACTGGCCCACTGGCCCCTGGTGGTCAACACGGTCAGCGGCACCACCTACCCCCATATGTGGCCCGAAGGCGGGCGCCCCGAGGTCGGTGCCGAGTGCCGCAACTACGACGAATGGCTGGAGAAGGTGGCGGCCGGCCATGGTGTGGGCACCGCCCCGGTATCGGCGGCCCGGCGCTTCACGCACCCCGCCGTGCAGTTCGTCCCGCTCAGCGGCGCCCCCACGGTCCGCACGCATCTGGCCTACCCCTCGCACGGTGCCCACCCGCAGGCCGCCCGGCTCGCCGACGACGCCTGGCGGGCGGCCGCCGAGCTGCTCAGTGAAGCGACCGGATGA
- a CDS encoding alpha/beta fold hydrolase, which yields MPVVDTQSGPVEHVFLDGDPELPPLVFLHGGLGCVASWGRFPARLAAATGRRALVYSRHGSGGSGPARGPRTPRYMHEHAHEVLPELLDLLGVRSPVLVGHSDGGSIALLYASVRPVEAVVAMGPHMYFEDQNRLGIEAARASYEAGPLARKLALVHDDPRSVFESWSGVWLSPEFRDWSIEDDLDVTAPVLMIQGDRDEYGTLDQLDAVERAVSGVVRRLVPEGCDHYPHLVCPGLVADTTRSFLAEYGLGARPVETLS from the coding sequence GTGCCGGTAGTCGACACACAAAGCGGCCCCGTCGAGCATGTATTCCTCGACGGCGACCCGGAATTGCCGCCCCTGGTCTTCCTGCACGGCGGGCTCGGCTGCGTGGCGTCGTGGGGGCGGTTCCCCGCCCGTCTCGCCGCGGCCACCGGCCGTCGCGCGCTGGTGTACTCCCGGCACGGCAGCGGCGGCTCCGGGCCGGCCCGGGGGCCGCGGACCCCGCGCTACATGCACGAGCACGCCCACGAGGTGCTGCCCGAGCTGCTGGACCTGCTCGGGGTGCGCAGCCCGGTTCTCGTCGGGCACAGCGACGGCGGCTCCATCGCGCTGCTGTACGCCTCCGTGCGGCCCGTCGAGGCGGTCGTCGCCATGGGGCCGCACATGTACTTCGAGGACCAGAACCGGCTGGGCATCGAGGCGGCCCGGGCTTCCTACGAGGCCGGTCCGCTGGCCAGGAAGCTGGCGTTGGTGCATGACGACCCGCGCTCGGTCTTCGAGAGCTGGAGCGGGGTGTGGCTCTCCCCGGAGTTCCGCGACTGGAGCATCGAGGACGACCTCGACGTGACCGCGCCCGTCCTCATGATCCAGGGTGACCGGGACGAATACGGCACCCTCGACCAGCTCGACGCCGTCGAACGCGCGGTCTCCGGTGTGGTGCGGCGGCTGGTGCCGGAGGGGTGCGACCACTACCCCCACCTCGTCTGCCCCGGCCTCGTCGCCGACACCACCCGTTCCTTCCTCGCCGAGTACGGACTCGGCGCACGCCCCGTGGAGACGCTCTCGTGA
- a CDS encoding amino acid adenylation domain-containing protein, whose protein sequence is MTTVTDTPRLDALLARSAAAHPGRPALVAGTESWTYAELERAVGELASELAAVGAGPGVRIGVYAAKTPSTVIALYAALRAGAVVAPLDIADPPARTARMARNAGLSLLLTTDRSLTACRRAVEEAGEGSGAPAGGQLAHGLNWLRTAAPADPAPLPPPTDGGGYILFTSGSTGWPKGVLLSHTNVAHYALWAAGEFGLTETDRIGSQAALTFDLTTFDLFSAAAVGACTVLMPDMLRAFPRDVVGWLHEQRVTAFVAVPSLYHGMLQQGGFAEAVPPSLRVAAFGGEPFAPHLLERYLELLGDVPFYNLYGPTETNACTYFRMPADWTADQELTIGRGIGGVTIEVLDDEGRPTDGEGEIHIAGPTVFQGYLQGGALRDPTVTAAFRDGTTRRAYASGDIGRITEDGRVFLRGRRDSQVKRRGHRIDLLDVESAVLDLPQVATAAVVAKDAPHAGEIWAYAQTAATERDVLAELRAVLPQRMLPDRVIPVAALPTLTSGKVDRRALSGDAAAPTVTPATTEKSLI, encoded by the coding sequence GTGACCACCGTGACCGACACCCCGCGGCTGGACGCCCTCCTGGCCCGGTCCGCGGCGGCGCACCCCGGCCGCCCCGCGCTCGTCGCGGGCACCGAGAGCTGGACGTACGCCGAACTGGAGCGCGCTGTCGGGGAGTTGGCGAGCGAACTCGCCGCCGTCGGAGCGGGACCCGGCGTACGGATCGGGGTGTACGCCGCCAAGACCCCGTCGACGGTGATCGCCCTCTACGCCGCGCTGCGCGCGGGTGCCGTCGTCGCCCCCCTCGACATCGCCGATCCCCCGGCCCGTACCGCGCGGATGGCACGCAACGCCGGCCTTTCCCTGCTGCTCACCACCGACCGGTCCCTCACCGCGTGCCGACGGGCCGTCGAGGAGGCGGGCGAGGGGAGCGGCGCCCCCGCCGGGGGGCAGCTGGCGCACGGGCTGAACTGGCTGCGGACAGCCGCCCCGGCGGACCCCGCACCACTGCCCCCGCCCACGGACGGCGGCGGCTACATCCTCTTCACCTCCGGCAGCACCGGCTGGCCCAAGGGCGTGCTGCTCTCGCACACCAACGTCGCGCACTACGCGCTCTGGGCCGCCGGAGAGTTCGGCCTGACCGAGACCGACCGCATCGGCTCACAGGCCGCGCTCACCTTCGACCTCACCACCTTCGACCTCTTCAGCGCGGCGGCGGTGGGCGCCTGCACCGTCCTCATGCCGGACATGCTGCGCGCCTTCCCGCGCGACGTGGTCGGCTGGCTCCACGAACAGCGCGTCACCGCCTTCGTCGCCGTGCCCTCGCTGTACCACGGCATGCTCCAGCAGGGCGGCTTCGCCGAGGCCGTACCGCCGTCGCTGCGGGTGGCCGCCTTCGGTGGCGAACCCTTCGCCCCGCACCTGCTGGAGCGGTACCTGGAGCTCCTGGGCGACGTGCCCTTCTACAACCTCTACGGGCCCACCGAGACCAACGCGTGCACCTACTTCCGCATGCCGGCCGACTGGACCGCGGACCAGGAGCTGACCATCGGCCGGGGCATCGGCGGCGTCACCATCGAGGTGCTCGACGACGAGGGGCGGCCCACCGACGGCGAAGGCGAGATCCACATCGCCGGACCCACCGTCTTCCAGGGCTACCTGCAAGGCGGCGCGCTCCGGGACCCCACGGTCACCGCTGCCTTCCGCGACGGCACCACCCGGCGCGCGTACGCCAGCGGCGACATCGGCCGGATCACCGAAGACGGCCGTGTCTTCCTGCGCGGCCGTCGCGACTCCCAGGTCAAGCGGCGCGGCCACCGCATCGACCTGCTCGACGTCGAGAGCGCCGTGCTGGACCTGCCCCAGGTCGCCACCGCCGCCGTCGTCGCCAAGGACGCCCCGCACGCCGGTGAGATCTGGGCCTACGCCCAGACCGCCGCGACCGAGCGGGACGTGCTGGCGGAGCTGCGCGCGGTCCTGCCCCAGCGCATGCTGCCCGACCGGGTGATCCCCGTCGCGGCCCTGCCCACCCTCACCAGCGGCAAGGTCGACCGCCGCGCCCTCAGCGGCGATGCCGCCGCCCCGACCGTCACACCCGCCACCACCGAGAAGAGCCTGATATGA
- a CDS encoding acyl carrier protein, whose translation MTTANPAVSPVSPASRDMNSVDDLCVLISSKITWGRGETPARLAPDTPLLEQGLLDSLAIMEIVAALDKEAGIALPDTEIVAANFRTPQALWSAVEDHRATGGARA comes from the coding sequence ATGACCACCGCGAACCCCGCCGTGTCCCCTGTTTCGCCCGCCTCCCGGGACATGAACAGCGTCGACGACCTCTGCGTTCTCATCAGCAGCAAGATCACCTGGGGCCGGGGCGAGACGCCCGCACGGCTCGCCCCCGACACCCCGCTCCTCGAACAGGGCCTGCTGGACTCGCTGGCCATCATGGAGATCGTCGCCGCGCTGGACAAGGAGGCCGGGATCGCGCTGCCCGACACCGAGATCGTGGCGGCCAACTTCCGCACCCCCCAGGCCCTCTGGTCCGCCGTCGAGGACCACCGGGCCACCGGTGGAGCGCGCGCGTGA
- a CDS encoding acyl-CoA dehydrogenase family protein: protein MSAPADLLLRTGARAAEEVVDTYRELAGPVVEKVREADFRTQWQAMADLGVLRLAGADDTDPGPVTRSLAMIEGIGLAGADPGICYALASQVFGMQFPLRAALPEDAWRAIADVQDGGTLLCHALTERSGGSDPFSMRTRARREGDVFVLDGAKTFITAAPVADRAIVFARTGEGRSPFALSAFLFPLDLPGVVRAESFTKTALPSVPMGELVFEGARLPAGSLIGDEGSGLAVMSSTTAWERAVILGYALGPMRRTLRGIVEWASDREHFGRRMGASHQVAARVSEMALALHRSRVQLYAMAALLDAGTPARQLAAEAALTKISVSEDYVRLTEHATALSGVRAFIADSELPADLHSPMAALTYAGPNDLLRVGIARQFGLPVEN, encoded by the coding sequence GTGAGCGCCCCCGCCGACCTCCTGCTGCGCACCGGAGCGAGGGCGGCCGAGGAGGTCGTCGACACCTACCGCGAACTGGCCGGGCCGGTCGTGGAGAAGGTGCGCGAGGCGGACTTCCGTACGCAGTGGCAGGCGATGGCCGACCTCGGTGTGCTGCGCCTCGCGGGGGCCGACGACACCGACCCCGGGCCGGTCACCCGCTCCCTGGCCATGATCGAGGGCATCGGGCTGGCCGGCGCCGACCCGGGCATCTGCTACGCCCTGGCCTCCCAGGTGTTCGGCATGCAGTTCCCGCTGCGTGCCGCCCTCCCCGAGGACGCGTGGCGGGCGATCGCGGACGTGCAGGACGGCGGCACGCTCCTGTGCCACGCGCTCACCGAGCGCTCGGGCGGCAGCGACCCCTTCTCGATGCGGACGCGCGCCCGGCGCGAGGGCGATGTCTTCGTCCTCGACGGCGCGAAGACATTCATCACGGCCGCGCCGGTCGCCGACCGGGCCATCGTCTTCGCCCGCACCGGCGAGGGCCGCTCGCCGTTCGCCCTGTCGGCCTTCCTCTTCCCGCTCGACCTCCCGGGCGTGGTGCGGGCCGAGTCCTTCACCAAGACGGCACTGCCGAGCGTTCCCATGGGCGAGCTGGTCTTCGAGGGCGCCCGGCTGCCCGCCGGTTCCCTGATCGGCGACGAGGGGTCGGGGCTGGCGGTGATGTCCTCGACCACCGCCTGGGAGCGGGCCGTCATCCTCGGCTACGCCCTCGGCCCCATGCGCCGCACCCTGCGGGGCATCGTCGAATGGGCCTCCGATCGTGAACACTTCGGGCGCCGGATGGGGGCGAGCCATCAAGTGGCCGCCCGCGTCAGCGAGATGGCGCTCGCCCTGCACCGCTCCCGTGTGCAGCTGTACGCGATGGCCGCCCTGCTGGACGCGGGTACCCCCGCACGGCAGCTGGCGGCGGAGGCGGCCCTGACCAAGATCTCCGTCTCCGAGGACTATGTGCGCCTCACCGAGCACGCCACCGCGCTGTCGGGCGTACGTGCCTTCATCGCCGACTCCGAACTCCCCGCCGACCTGCACAGCCCGATGGCCGCACTGACCTACGCGGGCCCCAACGACCTGCTGCGGGTGGGTATCGCCCGTCAATTCGGCCTCCCGGTCGAGAACTGA
- a CDS encoding acyl-CoA dehydrogenase family protein: MTLPTHMDDILKLAEETGAALAPLAAGVDAGLTDGQETYRILREAGLLGLLLPREAGGAGLGYGGYSRVLAVLGAHNGAAALGFNMHNVVMGALADAAATPLPPAADRFRTWMNDQVVRGRKLFASATSEAGRGAKLREVRTSYTLSEDRETYVITGEKSFVSLARIADYYVVAARAEGTEGSSEVSHFVVAADDPGITFGPVHSMSAMNGTSTATMTLDHVPVPRSRLYLGVEGMSLFKLVREPHWMIAGYTGAYLGIAEAVYRCAADYVAASDARAASPVLQQDLGRMSARLRAARALVHEAGDLVDAERGSMEANAMVHAAKYIVGEVGPELAHDALRICGSAAVSRSRPLERLIREVSFSSVMPAKPHECLEYLGKAAVGVNLYDARAFAW; encoded by the coding sequence ATGACGCTGCCGACACACATGGACGACATCCTCAAGCTCGCCGAGGAGACCGGCGCGGCCCTCGCGCCACTGGCCGCCGGGGTGGACGCCGGACTGACCGACGGCCAGGAGACCTATCGCATCCTGCGCGAAGCCGGGCTGCTCGGTCTGCTCCTGCCCCGTGAGGCCGGCGGCGCGGGCCTCGGGTACGGCGGGTACTCCCGCGTCCTGGCCGTACTGGGCGCCCACAACGGCGCCGCCGCGCTCGGCTTCAACATGCACAACGTCGTGATGGGGGCGCTCGCCGACGCGGCGGCCACTCCCCTGCCGCCCGCCGCCGACCGGTTCCGGACCTGGATGAACGACCAGGTGGTCCGCGGCCGCAAGCTGTTCGCGTCCGCCACCTCGGAAGCCGGCCGCGGCGCCAAACTCCGTGAGGTGCGCACCAGTTACACCCTGAGCGAGGACCGCGAGACCTACGTCATCACCGGGGAGAAGTCCTTCGTCTCCCTGGCGCGCATCGCCGACTACTACGTCGTGGCAGCCCGCGCCGAGGGGACCGAGGGCAGCAGCGAGGTCTCGCACTTCGTCGTCGCCGCCGACGACCCGGGGATCACTTTCGGCCCGGTGCACAGCATGTCCGCGATGAACGGCACCAGCACCGCCACGATGACCCTCGACCACGTGCCCGTGCCGCGCTCCCGGCTCTATCTCGGCGTCGAGGGCATGTCGCTGTTCAAGCTCGTCCGCGAACCGCACTGGATGATCGCCGGATACACCGGCGCCTATCTGGGCATCGCCGAGGCCGTCTACCGCTGCGCCGCCGACTACGTGGCCGCCTCCGACGCACGCGCCGCGTCCCCGGTGCTCCAGCAGGACCTGGGCCGGATGTCCGCCCGGCTGCGGGCCGCCCGGGCGCTGGTGCACGAGGCGGGTGATCTCGTCGACGCCGAACGCGGCAGCATGGAGGCCAACGCCATGGTGCACGCCGCCAAATACATCGTCGGCGAGGTGGGCCCCGAGCTCGCCCACGACGCCCTGCGGATCTGCGGCTCGGCGGCGGTCAGCCGCTCCCGGCCGCTGGAACGGCTCATCCGCGAGGTGTCGTTTTCCTCCGTCATGCCCGCCAAGCCGCACGAGTGCCTGGAGTACCTCGGCAAGGCGGCGGTCGGGGTCAACCTCTACGACGCGCGGGCCTTCGCGTGGTGA